GCCAGCGCCGGCTCGAAGAGCTGATCAAGGAAGAAGGTCAAACGCCGCTCGGTTGGCGCGAAGTGCCGATCGACAATCGCTGCATCGGGCACACCGCGCGCGACGTGGAACCGTTCATTGCGCAGGTCTTTGCCGCCCGCGGCGAGAAGACGTCGCCGGAGATGTTCGAGTGGAAGCTATACGTGATCCGCAAACGGCTGGAGCGCGAGATTCGCGAGAGCGGCCTGTCGCAGAAGAAATACTGCTACCTGCCGAGCCTGTCCAGCCGCGTGATGATCTACAAAGGCTTGATGCTGGCCGATCAGGTCGAGCGTTTCTACGCCGATCTGGCCGACGAGCGGTTCAAGTCGGCGCTGGCGCTCGTGCATCAGCGCTACAGCACCAACACGTTCCCGACGTGGGACCTCGCGCAGCCGCTGCGGTATCTCGCGCACAACGGCGAGATCAACACTGTCCGCGGCAACCGCAACTGGATGCGGGCCCGCGAGAGCATGTTGGCCAGCGAAAAGTATGGCGCGGACCTGAAGAAGATTTTCCCGATCTGCACGCCGAGTGTCAGCGACTCCGCCTCGTTCGACAACGTGCTCGAAATGCTGGTGATGACCGGTCGTTCGCTGGTGCAGGCGATGTCGATGCTGATTCCCGAGCCGTGGGCCGGGCACGAAAGCATGTCGGACGAGAAGAAGGCCTACTACGAATACCAGGCCTGCCTGATGGAACCATGGGACGGTCCGGCGTCGATGGCGTTCACCGATGGCACGGTGATTGGCGCGGTGCTAGACCGCAACGGGCTGCGGCCCAGCCGTTACACGGTCACCAGAGGCGGCCTGGTAATCATGGCTTCCGAGACGGGCGTGTTGAGCATTCCACCGGAAGACGTGGTGGAAAAGGGCCGCCTGCGCCCCGGGAGGATGTTCATGGTCGATACCGCGCAGAAACGGATTATCGACGACGCGGAACTGAAGCGTTCGCTCGCTTCGCGGCGTCCGTATCGCCAGTGGATTACCGAGCGCCAGAAGTCGCTGGCAGCGTTGCCGGAGCCGGCGCACGTCAACGGCCACGTCGATCAACCGCTGCGCCGCTTGCAACGCACGTTTGGGTATACGATCGAAGACTTGAAGATCATCATGGGTCCGATGGCCATCGACGGCGCGGAAACGATTGGCTCGATGGGGAACGACGCGCCGCTGGCCGTGCTCTCCGATCGCCCGCAGTTGCTTTACAACTACTTCAAGCAACTCTTCGCGCAAGTCACCAATCCGCCGCTCGACGCGATTCGTGAGGAGATCATCACGTCGATGGTCACCACGATCGGCTCGGAAGGCAATTTGCTCGACGAGACGCCCGACCAGGGCGAGTTGCTGCGGCTGGAAACGCCGTTCATCGACAATCGCGAGTTGGAAAAGATCAAGTCGCTCAACTCCGGCCGCTTGAAGAGCCGCGTGTTGTCGATGCTCTTCCCGCGCTCGGCCGGTCCCGAGGGACTCGAAAAGCGGATGCAGGAACTACGGGCCGAAGCGTCGCAAGCAATTCAGGAAGGGATCACGATTTTGATCCTCTCCGATCGCGGCGTGAACGCCGACATGGTCCCGATTCCGGCGCTGTTGGCCACCAGCGGCGTGCATCATCATTTGGTCCGCGAAGAAACGCGCACGCATTGCGGCCTCGTCGTCGAAACCGGCGAAGCCCGTGAGGTGCATCACTTCGCGCTCTTGACCGGTTACGGCGCCGGCGCGGTGAATCCGTATATCGCGCTCGAAACGCTGGAGCAGATGCAGGCCGAGGGCTACATCCCGAAGGACCTGAAGCGCGAAAAGCTGGAAAAGAATTTCCTCAAGGCGGCCAAGAAGGGCGTGCTCAAAGTGGCGTCGAAGATGGGCATCTCGACGCAGCAAAGTTACCGCGGCGCGCAGATCTTCGAGGCGATCGGGCTGAACAGCACGCTGGTGAACGAATACTTCACCTGGACGGCGAGCCGCATCGAAGGGATCAGCATCGAGACGATCGCGGAAGAGACGCTGCGCCGCCACGAGTACGCCTTCCCGCGCGCGGAAGTGGCCTCGCTGCTGGACCTTGACGTCGGCGGGCAATACCAATGGCGCCGCAAAGGGGAAGCGCACATGCTCAACCCCGAGGTCGTCGCCAAACTGCAAATTGCCACGCGCTTGAACAGCAAGGCGGACTTCGAACAGTACTGCAAATTGATCGACCACCAGGAGCGCCAACTCCTCACCTTGCGCGGCCTGCTGGCGTTCAAGCAGGGGAAGCCCGTTCCGCTCGACGAAGTCGAGCCCGCGAAAGAGATCGTCAAGCGCTTCGCTACGGGCGCGATGTCGTACGGATCGATCTCGAAGGAAGCGCATGAGACGCTGGCCATCGCGATGAACCGCATCGGCGGCAAGAGCAACACCGGCGAAGGGGGCGAGGATCCGGCTCGCTACACTCTCGACGCCAACGGCGATAACCGTTCGAGCGCCATCAAGCAGGTGGCCAGCGGTCGCTTCGGCGTGACGATGGAATATCTGACGAGC
Above is a genomic segment from Planctomycetia bacterium containing:
- the gltB gene encoding glutamate synthase large subunit → MSDAQRNTGLPARQGLYDPDNEHDACGLGFVVDIEGRKNHAIVHQGLEILVNLTHRGACGCDPLTGDGAGILTQLPDEFLRAKTEELGITLPAVGDYGAGCVFLPQEQEEREHCQRRLEELIKEEGQTPLGWREVPIDNRCIGHTARDVEPFIAQVFAARGEKTSPEMFEWKLYVIRKRLEREIRESGLSQKKYCYLPSLSSRVMIYKGLMLADQVERFYADLADERFKSALALVHQRYSTNTFPTWDLAQPLRYLAHNGEINTVRGNRNWMRARESMLASEKYGADLKKIFPICTPSVSDSASFDNVLEMLVMTGRSLVQAMSMLIPEPWAGHESMSDEKKAYYEYQACLMEPWDGPASMAFTDGTVIGAVLDRNGLRPSRYTVTRGGLVIMASETGVLSIPPEDVVEKGRLRPGRMFMVDTAQKRIIDDAELKRSLASRRPYRQWITERQKSLAALPEPAHVNGHVDQPLRRLQRTFGYTIEDLKIIMGPMAIDGAETIGSMGNDAPLAVLSDRPQLLYNYFKQLFAQVTNPPLDAIREEIITSMVTTIGSEGNLLDETPDQGELLRLETPFIDNRELEKIKSLNSGRLKSRVLSMLFPRSAGPEGLEKRMQELRAEASQAIQEGITILILSDRGVNADMVPIPALLATSGVHHHLVREETRTHCGLVVETGEAREVHHFALLTGYGAGAVNPYIALETLEQMQAEGYIPKDLKREKLEKNFLKAAKKGVLKVASKMGISTQQSYRGAQIFEAIGLNSTLVNEYFTWTASRIEGISIETIAEETLRRHEYAFPRAEVASLLDLDVGGQYQWRRKGEAHMLNPEVVAKLQIATRLNSKADFEQYCKLIDHQERQLLTLRGLLAFKQGKPVPLDEVEPAKEIVKRFATGAMSYGSISKEAHETLAIAMNRIGGKSNTGEGGEDPARYTLDANGDNRSSAIKQVASGRFGVTMEYLTSAKELQIKMAQGAKPGEGGQLPGHKVDQEIGRIRHSTPGVGLISPPPHHDIYSIEDLSQLIHDLKNANRAARVSVKLVAEVGVGTVAAGVSKGKSDVVLISGHDGGTGASPQTSIKHAGLPWELGLAETHQVLVMNDLRSRIVVQTDGMLRTPRDLIIATMLGAEEWGIATGALVTIGCIMMRKCHLNTCPVGIATQDPELRKKFEGKPEHVVNFFFLIAEGMRQLMAELGFRTINEMVGRVDMLDTRKAISHWKAKGLDFSAILRKPDMPDYVKTHHCQDQDHGLDQSLDLTKLLDLCKPALEKSKPVTVDLPIRNINRTVGTILSNEITKRYGAKGLPEDTIQLNFRGSAGQSLMAFGAPGVTVRVEGDVNDYCGKGLSGGKVIVAPPREATFQAEANIIAGNVCLYGATAGELYLRGIASERFCVRNSGAKAVVEGIGDHGCEYMTGGVAVILGRTGRNFAAGMSGGIAYVLDEDGTFANRVNQEMVELEDMSDLDDQVAVMELLRNHVHYTGSTVGRRILDNWDQLKDKFVKVMPSDYKAALASQRQQAMNSQTGQVAVEEANG